Proteins encoded in a region of the Candidozyma auris chromosome 7, complete sequence genome:
- the FUN12 gene encoding translation initiation factor eIF5B: MAKKSKKGAKAGGDFWDEEIEGEQVTDTSIKEFSAEPADENEAPEADDFLSSIRSSKKKREAKEKEEKEKKDGPRILSKKEKEKLKKEAEKQAKKEAAAKKKAEQAAKKEQIKEANKQQAAINAEKRASDQEKLSSESQDSAPAKAPAKKGKKAPAGIAALRKQLELKKQMEEEQRRLEEEEEQRRLDAERSAAEREAEAEAAREAKRERDRLRKEKLKAEGKLLSKKQREEKKLQERRRELLLQGDGISVAGLEKKEKTVKPKRVVYSKKKSTKSKPADSEVSKSDQKADGEDVFDTWEQMLDEDEVNLQESEEQNSTNDNVTADTFDSPEEEVKPPLKAEPEKVNPDSVSEEFKEKKGSPKPAELSHTANDKNSQASGKELRSPICCILGHVDTGKTKLLDKIRQTNVQGGEAGGITQQIGATYFPVDAIKQKTAVMAQYEKQFFEVPGLLIIDTPGHESFTNLRSRGSSLCNIAILVIDIMHGLEQQTLESIRLLRDRKAPFVVALNKIDRLYDWKDVPNNSFRDSFAKQSKAVQSEFVNRYEQIKLALAEQGLNSELYFQNKNMSKYVSIVPTSAVTGEGVPDLLWLLLELTQKRMSKQLMYLSKVAATILEVKVVEGFGYTIDVVLSNGILREGDRVVLCGLNGPIATNIRALLTPPPSRELRIKSEYVHHKEVKAALGVKIAANDLEKAVAGSRLLVVGPEDDEDELMEEVMDDLTGLLDSVDTSGRGVVVQASTLGSLEALLDFLKDMKIPVMSIGLGPVYKRDVMKATAMLEKAPELAVMLCFDVKIDKEAEQYAEEQNVKIFNADIIYHLFDAFTAYQAKLLEARRKEFMEYAVLPCVLKTIQIINKRNPMIIGVDVVEGAVRIGTPICAVKKDPTTGTPNILVLGKVVSLEVNHKSTDIVKKGQTAAGVAMRLENPSSAQPTWGRHVDESDNLYSLISRRSIDTLKDPAFRDSVSRDDWLLIKKLKPIFDIK, translated from the coding sequence ATGGcaaagaagtcaaaaaaaGGAGCGAAAGCAGGCGGGGACTTTTGGGacgaagaaattgaaggcGAGCAAGTCACTGACACCTCAATAAAAGAGTTTTCTGCAGAGCCGGCAGACGAAAATGAAGCTCCTGAAGCTGATGATTTTCTCAGCTCTATCCGGAgttccaaaaagaaaagggaAGCTaaggagaaagaggaaaaggagaagaaggatggtCCAAGAATAttgagcaagaaagagaaggaaaaattgaagaaggaagcagaGAAGCAAGCTAAAAAGGAAGCTGCtgcgaagaagaaagcagaaCAAGCAGCCAAGAAAGAACAGATAAAAGAAGCTAACAAACAGCAAGCCGCTATCAATGCGGAGAAGAGAGCTtcagatcaagaaaagctATCGTCTGAGTCACAAGATAGTGCTCCGGCCAAAGCACCAGCGAAGAAAGGCAAGAAGGCACCTGCTGGAATTGCAGCTCTTAGGAAGCAATTagagctcaaaaagcaaatgGAGGAAGAACAACGGCGtcttgaggaagaggaggaacAACGAAGGCTCGATGCGGAAAGAAGTGCCGCTGAAAGAGAGGCAGAGGCGGAGGCTGCTCGCGAAgcgaaaagagaaagagaccgtttgagaaaagaaaaactaAAGGCCGAGGGAaaacttctttcaaaaaaacaaagggaagagaagaagttaCAGGAACGTCGTCGTGAGTTACTCTTACAAGGCGATGGAATCAGTGTTGCTggtttggaaaagaaagagaagacaGTTAAGCCGAAACGAGTTGTCTattcgaagaaaaagtcgACCAAGTCGAAACCGGCTGATTCCGAGGTCAGTAAGAGTGACCAAAAGGCTGATGGGGAAGACGTTTTTGATACTTGGGAACAAATGctcgatgaagatgaagtcaACTTGCAGGAGAGTGAGGAACAGAATTCTACAAATGACAATGTTACTGCTGATACATTCGACTCgcctgaagaagaagtgaaaCCACCATTGAAGGCGGAGCCTGAAAAGGTGAATCCAGACAGTGTCAGCGAGGAAttcaaggaaaagaagggtTCGCCAAAGCCAGCCGAATTATCGCACACTGCAAATGATAAGAACAGTCAGGCGTCGGGCAAAGAGTTGCGTTCCCCAATATGCTGTATTCTCGGTCATGTTGACACAGGAAAGACAAAGTTATTGGATAAAATTCGTCAAACGAACGTTCAAGGTGGTGAGGCTGGAGGCATTACTCAACAAATTGGTGCCACCTACTTCCCTGTCGATGCTATAAAGCAGAAGACTGCAGTTATGGCCCAGTACGAGAagcaattttttgaagttcCTGGTCTATTGATCATTGACACCCCCGGCCACGAGTCATTTACTAATTTAAGATCTCGTGGATCTTCGCTTTGTAATATCGCGATTTTAGTCATTGATATTATGCATGGATTAGAGCAACAGACTCTAGAGTCTATCCGACTCTTGAGAGACCGTAAAGCACCTTTTGTCGTTGCGCTCAACAAGATTGACCGGCTCTATGATTGGAAGGATGTACCAAATAATTCTTTCCGTGACTCGTTTGCTAAGCAAAGCAAAGCTGTACAAAGTGAGTTTGTGAACAGATACGAGCAAATCAAACTTGCTCTCGCAGAACAAGGATTGAATTCTGAACTCTActttcaaaacaaaaacatGTCCAAATACGTGTCGATCGTGCCTACCTCTGCTGTCACAGGAGAGGGAGTCCCAGATCTTTTGTGGTTGTTGCTTGAGCTCACACAGAAGCGTATGTCCAAGCAATTAATGTATTTGTCCAAGGTCGCTGCAACTATTTTGGAGgtcaaagttgttgaggGCTTCGGTTATACAATTGATGTTGTTCTCTCCAATGGTATATTGCGCGAGGGTGACAGAGTCGTACTTTGTGGTTTAAATGGTCCCATCGCGACTAACATAAGAGCTTTGCTTACGCCACCCCCTTCTCGTGAGTTGCGTATAAAATCAGAATACGTCCATCACAAGGAGGTGAAAGCTGCCTTGGGAGTAAAAATCGCCGCGAATGATTTGGAGAAAGCTGTTGCCGGCTCTCGTTTACTTGTTGTCGGTCCGgaagatgacgaggatgagctTATGGAGGAGGTCATGGACGACTTAACAGGTTTATTGGACTCAGTGGATACTTCTGGTAGAGGTGTGGTTGTTCAAGCATCAACGTTGGGATCTCTTGAGGCCTTActtgactttttgaaggatatgAAGATTCCAGTTATGTCTATTGGATTGGGCCCTGTTTACAAGCGTGATGTCATGAAGGCAACTGCCATGCTTGAGAAAGCTCCAGAACTCGCTGTAATGTTGTGCTTCGATGTTAAAATAGATAAGGAAGCGGAGCAATATGCTGAGGAGCAAAACGTGAAAATCTTTAATGCTGATATTATTTACCATTTGTTTGATGCTTTCACAGCATATCAAGCCAAATTGCTAGAAGCAAGGAGGAAAGAGTTCATGGAGTATGCGGTGCTTCCTTGCGTTTTGAAGACAATCcagatcatcaacaagcGTAATCCAATGATTATTGGTGTTGATGTCGTGGAGGGCGCCGTTCGTATAGGTACGCCAATATGTGCCGTGAAGAAGGATCCGACTACTGGTACTCCAAATATATTAGTTTTGGGTAAAGTTGTTTCACTTGAGGTTAACCACAAGTCTACAGATATTGTCAAGAAGGGACAAACAGCCGCCGGTGTTGCGATGAGATTGGAAAATCCCTCTAGTGCACAACCCACCTGGGGTAGGCACGTCGATGAATCTGATAACTTGTattctttgatttcaagaCGTTCAATTGATACTTTGAAAGATCCCGCTTTCCGTGACTCTGTACTGAGAGATGATTGGCTTCTCATTAAAAAATTGAAGCCCATATTTGATATCAAGTAA